The Nitrospira sp. genome segment AACGGAATTGATGAAGTTGCTTGGGATCCTGCGCACGACACATATCTCCCAGCGCAGTACCATGCCAAGGACTTATCGGGAAAATCTGTGTGCAAGCAAGCGCTACAACAAGAGTTTGGATTGCCGATTCTGGATGTGCCACTGGTAGCTGTCCTTGGCCGGTTGACGTTCCAAAAAGGATTTGATCTCCTGGTTGAGATTCTTCCAGAGCTCATGGCTCTAGATCTCCAACTGGTGGTATTGGGTACTGGAGACTCTCATTTGGAACAGCAATTCATTGCAGCTAAAGAGAAGTATCCTCAGAGAATCGGCCTTTCTCTTGGCTTCAATGAAGGGTTAGCCCATCGCATTGAGGCGGGTTCGGATATGCTGGTCATGCCGTCTCGGTATGAGCCCTGCGGATTAAGCCAGCTGTATAGCCTGAGGTATGGGACGGTTCCTATCGTGCGACGTACAGGGGGACTCGCCGATACCGTTGTTCCCTTTCGTCCGTCAACGGTCAAATCCGGGAGTGCAACAGGATTTCATTTTATTGATCCCTCTCCTGAGGCCTTACTTTCCACGGTTCTGCTTGCGCTCCATGTGTATGAAGAGCAGGAGGTTTGGCGCGCATTGGTTACTTCAGGAATGAGTGCCGACCTATCGTGGGATCAGTCGGCAATGGCCTATATAGATTTATATCGCCGGTTACAGGATTGAGGAGGTGAAGCTGGGGGCTACCGTACATTAAACGAAATCGCGAGCCCTCGTTCAAGTTTTGCCAACAAGGTTTTGGCTCGCACCGCATAGTAGGAGTGTTGCCCTTCATGAAGTCGAATAATTGAAACAAAAAGATCCCGTGCTACGTCCAGGTAGCCCTGGGTGAAGGCAAGTTCCCCAGTGTGGAGAGCACAGGCTGAAGTCATAGCCTCAACATCCACCGCCACTCGGCTGGTCGGAGTTGAAACCAGATGAGCAATTCGATTTGGCAGTGGCAATATGAACCCGTCTTTTTCCTGACCAAGGCGGCCAGCTGATCTGAGTTGGTCCAAGCTTGTCGTAGCTTTGGCTAAATCTGACGTCGATTTACAGTCACCATAGGCATTCCACAAAGAGGTGAAACCACTATCTCTTGTTTCACCTGTCTGAGCAGGAGGGGCAGTGGTACAAGCCGAGAAGAGGAAAGTTGAACCGAGTAATCCAACTAGGACACCAGCTCTAGTCAATTTAGATCGCATTGAACGGCCACCTCCATTATTTCTGTAATGGAGGCGTATGCAAATAAAGGACCACTTGGAAACAATTTGAAAGATGTTGTAAAATAAAGAAAGTTAATTTTTAATGACTGACTCTGGCGTGTTAAATTCAACTCACTGTGTTGTTTGTGAAACACTTGGAGGGAGCTGGGCGTCAGAACCTTGCGAGGAAGTCGTTAAGCATTAAATATTTGGACGAGGATACCAGTCCGCGTAGTGGAGTTTGTTTTGCGCATGATGTGCTTAATGTGTTCCTTGACGGTTTGTTCCGTAATCTGCAGTGCATTCGCAATCTCTTTATTTGTCCAGCCTTTTGCCAGGTGCTCCACCACAGACTGCTCTCGGTTTGTGAGCTGGAAACGTTCTCGAGCGTGCTCCGCATTCAAGTTCTGTTTTCGTCCGAGTTCTTCCATGGTTACGACAAGTCGGGCATGCTGAATCCCGCCTCGATCGGGTAATCCAAAACCTCTGAGTAGGATTGGCTGATTCGGATCACCTGTGACACGCTTGAGCTCAAACTGTTCCCAATCTTTGGCTTCTGTCCGTATATGGAGGGCTTTAATGATCTCTGCGCAAAGCTCAGTCAGAGCTGTCGGGAGTATTCCACGTGCCGAAACAGACGTGGTGCCTCCATGTTCAACCGCAGTGATTTTTTTAGCAAGCTCCGTAGCCTGCCGATTCATGTGGAGTAGTTGCATTGATGTCGATAGGACGACAATGCCAGAGCCTGCCCTCTGGTCGGCAAGAACATCTGTTTGGTCGGTTCCTTTTGGTAATTCTGTCATAAAGTATAGTGTATTGCTCTTAAGTTGAGATGAAATGAGATGTCTGTGCGCCTGGAGCCTACTCGAATAATACCGGAATAGTACCTAACACTTTCGAGGGAGTCAACATATACCTTCGAGAAAGCAGCCTACAGGATTGGTATTGTTGGCTGGGAGGCCAATGTATAGGATCCCCAGGTCAATTTTGAATGAATGGCAGAATCATTAGGGCAGCCGAGCATGTGCGGGACCTACGATTGAGGACCCTTGTTTAGGTATCGAGTAAAAACTCATGCCAAGGAAGCGTAGCGAAAGCTAGGTTTGGGGTTCGGTTGTTAGAAGCATGGGAGGATATGAGGTGAGAGCAATGGAATGGGAATGGCCAATTCAGGATAGTCATGAAAGCCATCGGGAGAGAGCTGCCTTATTGAGGCCAATACCGTATGAAATTATGGCTCAAGAGGGTGGAGGTAGCAGCCTTGTCAATAGGGGAAAGGCGCTGTCCCTGAATATCAGCAGTGGGGGCATGCTGATCCTTATGGATCAAGCTCCGAAGGTTGAGCAAGTTCTCAAGATCTATGTACCAACACCTGTCGCTCTTGCTGAGACCCCAACCCTTGCCGAAGTTCGTTGGACCAGAATGGTTCCGTTTGGAAGGTCGAATAGCTATGCAGCTCATTTTGTGGGGATTAAGTTCATGTTCTAACTAGTGCCATCATGAGAATGGATCTTTCTTTCCGGCCCATGCCCCCCCCTCAATGCCCCAATCTTGTGGCTACACGATTGCGGTGTAGTGCGGGAAATCCAATGAGTTGGTCAGGGTTTTGCCAGTATCCTGGATACCTATGGCGAATTCTGGACAGGTGTGGAGGGAATGGTGGCTTTCAATCAGTTGGGAGGCCACCATTCCTTTTGGCCCTATGGTTCCTTCCACGAGTTGGTGATCCTGTTACTGTGGTGCCGAGATCATTATGAGGTGTTTGGATCCGGTGGGTCCCAGAGAGAGACGGGAGCCTATGTTTTGAACTCGACTATTAGGAGATGTGAAGCTATATATGAATGACGGAGGGATAACCGGACCGGAACTACTGGGGGCACTCCTTATATACTGAGCACAAATGCGAATCATTGAGGAGCTGGTCGGGTAGCAGACTGAGTGTAGAGAACTATTCACTTCCGCTGTTTGAAGATCAGCCAGGTAGTCGTTCTCATTCAAGGATCGTCAGCGCTCTTCTCTATTACATAGGGGACATGTCCGTTTGAACTAGTTTGATGAAAGCACTATATCGAGTGCTGGTTTATGCCACAGGGGCGAAAATTGTTGAGCCGCTCCCTATGTCGCAGCATGGATCTAGCCGCCTTTTATTTACTGGTTGGGCTGAATAGAATGGAAATGAGGTAAGGAGCTCGCTATAAGTGTTGTATTGGGAACAAGGAGGAAATAAGCGTGAAGGCTGTCATTCTTGCTGGGGGAATGGGGACTCGACTTTCGGAGGAGACCTCTTTACGACCGAAGCCAATGGTTGAAATCGGTGGGAAGCCTATTCTATGGCACATTATGAAGATTTATGCTGCTCATGGCATAAAGGAATTTATTATTGCTCTTGGTTACAAAGGGGAAATGATTAAAGAA includes the following:
- a CDS encoding PilZ domain-containing protein translates to MEWEWPIQDSHESHRERAALLRPIPYEIMAQEGGGSSLVNRGKALSLNISSGGMLILMDQAPKVEQVLKIYVPTPVALAETPTLAEVRWTRMVPFGRSNSYAAHFVGIKFMF
- a CDS encoding response regulator transcription factor, with product MNRQATELAKKITAVEHGGTTSVSARGILPTALTELCAEIIKALHIRTEAKDWEQFELKRVTGDPNQPILLRGFGLPDRGGIQHARLVVTMEELGRKQNLNAEHARERFQLTNREQSVVEHLAKGWTNKEIANALQITEQTVKEHIKHIMRKTNSTTRTGILVQIFNA